A window from Heteronotia binoei isolate CCM8104 ecotype False Entrance Well chromosome 15, APGP_CSIRO_Hbin_v1, whole genome shotgun sequence encodes these proteins:
- the LOC132583827 gene encoding dnaJ homolog subfamily C member 3-like: protein MESGQVPVWRGLGLLGRGAESPSLGPGGCERRLLWVASLLCVLLDLQLPGLLAAGQAEIENHLEMGRKLLAAGQLAEALSHYHSAVEIDPKNYLTYYKRATIYLAMGKFKSALPDLSKAIELKPDFLAARLQRGNILLKQGSTLEAKQDFEAVLKSNPENTEAQNQLARVSELELSMQEARTAFQRRNYLGAISILDRAIEISPWDPEAKELRSECHLFLGDFNKAILDLKPTTKLRNDNRGAFLKLSKLYYNLGEHEESLNQVRECLKLDQDDKDCFSHYKQAKKLSKQLGAAEEHVKAQRYEEAIEKYKAAVKTEPNVAIYTTKAKGHICHCLTKSKRPREAIDVCTEAHHLDPRNIFILRDRAEAYILNEEFEKAVEDYQEAKEFDGENEELKEGLERAQKLLKQSKKRDYYKILGIRRNANKQEIIKAYRKLAQQWHPDNFQSEDEKKEAEKKFIDIAAAKEVLTDPEMRQKFDSGEDPLDPENQQGGAGHQHHWPFEFNPFGSGNFHFKFHFN from the exons ATGGAGTCCGGGCAAGTGCCGGTGTGGCGCGGCCTGGGGCTGCTGGGAAGAGGCGCGGAGAGCCCCTCGCTGGGGCCCGGCGGTTGCGAGCGGAGGCTGCTCTGGGTGGCGTCTTTGCTTTGCGTCTTGCTGGACTTGCAGTTGCCAG GTCTGCTGGCTGCCGGACAAGCTGAAATTGAGAACCACCTGGAAATGGGTCGGAAGCTCTTGGCGGCTGGGCAGCTGGCTGAGGCTCTGTCCCATTACCACTCGGCAGTGG AAATCGATCCCAAGAACTACCTTACGTACTACAAACGGGCAACCATCTATTTGGCCATGGGCAAGTTCAAGTCAGCACTGCCGGACCTCTCCAAGGCTATTGAGCTCAAGCCGGATTTCCTGGCT GCACGACTGCAGCGTGGCAACATCCTCTTGAAACAAGGCAGCACGCTGGAGGCCAAGCAGGACTTTGAAGCTGTG CTCAAGAGCAATCCAGAGAACACGGAGGCCCAAAACCAACTCGCCCGAGTCAGCGAACTGGAGCTTTCCATGCAAGAGGCCCGGACTGCCTTCCAGAGGAGAAACTACCTCGGAGCGATCAGTATTCTGGATCGAGCAATTGAG ATTTCTCCCTGGGACCCGGAAGCCAAGGAGCTGCGCTCCGAGTGCCACTTGTTCCTGGGCGACTTCAACAAGGCCATCCTGGACCTGAAGCCCACCACCAAGCTGCGCAACGACAACCGGGGGGCTTTTCTGAAGCTGAGCAAGCTCTACTACAACTTGGGGGAGCACGAGGAGTCCTTGAA CCAAGTGCGGGAGTGCCTGAAGCTGGACCAGGATGACAAAGACTGCTTCTCCCACTACAAGCAAGCGAAGAAGCTCTCCAAGCAGCTGGGAGCGGCCGAGGAGCATGTCAAAGCCCAGAG ATACGAAGAAGCCATCGAGAAGTACAAAGCAGCCGTCAAAACCGAGCCCAACGTGGCAATCTACACCACCAAGGCAAAAGGACACATCTGCCACTGTTTAACCAAG AGCAAACGGCCCCGCGAAGCCATCGACGTTTGCACGGAAGCCCACCACCTCGACCCCAGGAACATCTTCATCCTGAGGGACAGAGCTGAAGCCTACATCCTGAACGAGGAGTTCGAGAAAG CTGTTGAAGATTACCAAGAAGCCAAAGAGTTTGACGGGGAAAACGAAGAGTTGAAAGAAGGGCTGGAGAGGGCGCAGAAGCTACTCAAGCAGTCCAAGAAACGAGACTATTACAAGATCCTGGGGATCCGAAG GAACGCCAACAAGCAGGAAATCATCAAGGCCTACCGGAAGCTGGCTCAGCAGTGGCACCCTGACAACTTCCAGTCAGAAGACGAGAAAAAGGAGGCAGAGAAGAAGTTCATTGACATCGCAGCGGCAAAAGAGGTCTTGACAGATCCAG AAATGCGGCAGAAGTTCGACTCTGGAGAGGACCCCCTGGACCCGGAGAATCAGCAGGGAGGGGCCGGGCACCAGCACCACTGGCCGTTCGAATTCAACCCGTTCGGCTCGGGGAACTTCCACTTCAAATTTCACTTCAATTAA
- the ADAT3 gene encoding probable inactive tRNA-specific adenosine deaminase-like protein 3: MLRPSPGSTPKVSRERGCHAATLMEPDCKRRKTEELKDASPWQAVLVLSERELQSVTLMPVYAAPVLDKKEASRLVKEVSAIYPLGDYPHLKRVRACSSGHSSHPLEMILCLASDERERETLRTLSGLFPGGQLNLSGLGEPFLTQVPVHPPLTRRQYEEAASHWPVSFHENKRITQALNGCLFTPSEKAAMQSHMELAIQVAQSGERQGMKPVGAVVVDPITGRVLAAGHDCRDGINPLLHAAMVCIDLVACGQGGGAYCYQDYPGCTFLPLANSSDQASSGPDGLPYICTGYDMYLTREPCVMCAMALVHSRIERVFYGAPSPHGALATKFHIHSCKNLNHRYEVYRGILEDRCRNLEQICVPK; the protein is encoded by the exons atgctaaggccctctcccggatccacccccaaagtctccag AGAGCGCGGTTGTCATGCAGCTACGCTGATGGAGCCGGACTGCAAACGGCGGAAGACGGAAGAGCTGAAAGATGCGTCTCCTTGGCAAGCGGTGCTGGTTCTTTCCGAGCGGGAATTGCAGAGTGTCACGCTGATGCCAGTCTACGCCGCCCCTGTCCTGGACAAGAAGGAGGCATCGCGTTTGGTGAAGGAGGTCTCGGCGATCTACCCGCTGGGTGATTACCCACACTTGAAGCGGGTCCGCGCTTGCAGCTCCGGGCACAGCTCGCACCCGTTGGAGATGATCCTGTGCTTGGCGAGCGACGAACGCGAGCGGGAGACTTTACGGACTCTCTCAGGACTCTTTCCCGGTGGTCAACTGAACCTGTCCGGCTTGGGGGAACCTTTCTTGACCCAGGTGCCGGTCCACCCGCCCTTGACCAGACGCCAGTATGAGGAAGCTGCCTCCCACTGGCCGGTCTCCTTCCACGAAAACAAACGCATCACCCAGGCCCTGAACGGGTGTCTGTTCACTCCGTCAGAGAAGGCTGCCATGCAAAGTCACATGGAGCTGGCCATCCAAGTTGCGCAGAGTGGGGAGAGGCAAGGAATGAAACCGGTAGGGGCCGTGGTGGTCGATCCAATCACCGGGAGAGTCCTTGCAGCGGGGCACGACTGCAGGGATGGCATCAACCCCCTACTCCACGCCGCCATGGTCTGCATTGACCTGGTGGCCTGCGGCCAGGGAGGAGGGGCGTATTGTTACCAAGACTATCCTGGTTGCACCTTTCTTCCGTTGGCCAATAGCTCGGACCAGGCCTCCTCTGGCCCCGACGGGCTACCATACATCTGCACCGGTTATGACATGTACTTGACGCGGGAGCCTTGCGTGATGTGTGCCATGGCGCTGGTGCACTCGCGCATTGAGAGGGTCTTCTACGGGGCCCCCTCCCCGCACGGAGCCCTGGCGACCAAGTTCCACATCCACAGCTGCAAAAACCTGAACCACCGCTACGAGGTTTACCGGGGCATTCTGGAGGACCGGTGCCGTAACTTGGAACAGATTTGTGTTCCTAAGTGA
- the LOC132584540 gene encoding histone H2B 1/2/3/4/6-like, with amino-acid sequence MPEPAKSAPVPKKGSKKAITKTQKKGDKKRKKSRKESYSIYVYKVLKQVHPDTGISSKAMSIMNSFVNDIFERIAGEASRLAHYNKRSTITSREIQTAVRLLLPGELAKHAVSEGTKAVTKYTSSK; translated from the coding sequence ATGCCTGAGCCAGCCAAGTCGGCGCCGGTGCCCAAGAAGGGCTCCAAAAAAGCGATCACCAAGACGCAGAAGAAGGGCGACAAGAAGCGCAAGAAGAGCCGCAAGGAGAGCTACTCCATCTACGTGTACAAGGTGCTGAAGCAGGTGCACCCGGACACGGGCATCTCCTCCAAGGCCATGAGCATCATGAACTCCTTCGTCAACGACATCTTCGAGCGCATCGCCGGCGAAGCCTCCCGCCTGGCCCACTACAACAAGCGCTCCACCATCACCTCCCGCGAGATCCAGACCGCCGTGCGCCTCCTGCTGCCCGGGGAGCTGGCCAAGCACGCCGTCTCTGAAGGCACCAAGGCCGTCACCAAGTACACCAGCTCCAAGTAA
- the LOC132584121 gene encoding histone H2A type 1-E: MSGRGKQGGKARAKAKTRSSRAGLQFPVGRVHRLLRKGNYAERVGAGAPVYLAAVLEYLTAEILELAGNAARDNKKTRIIPRHLQLAIRNDEELNKLLGRVTIAQGGVLPNIQAVLLPKKTESHKAKGK, encoded by the coding sequence ATGTCTGGACGCGGCAAGCAAGGAGGCAAAGCTAGAGCCAAGGCAAAGACTCGCTCTTCCCGGGCCGGGCTGCAGTTCCCCGTGGGCCGCGTGCACCGTCTGCTGCGCAAAGGCAACTATGCGGAGCGGGTGGGAGCCGGGGCGCCCGTCTACTTGGCGGCGGTGCTGGAGTACCTGACGGCCGAGATCCTGGAGCTGGCCGGCAACGCCGCCCGCGACAACAAGAAGACCCGCATCATCCCccgccacttgcagctggccATCCGCAACGACGAGGAGCTCAACAAACTCCTGGGCCGGGTCACCATCGCCCAGGGCGGCGTCCTGCCCAACATCCAGGCAGTCCTCCTGCCCAAGAAGACCGAGAGCCACAAGGCCAAGGGGAAATAA